The following are encoded in a window of Phaseolus vulgaris cultivar G19833 chromosome 3, P. vulgaris v2.0, whole genome shotgun sequence genomic DNA:
- the LOC137808367 gene encoding probable calcium-binding protein CML41, which translates to MATDRIFKPSKWFSNKTLKLSLHRPTSRSSNSSSHSSNASPRSPMSTCTTPKKKEVNGLTEAFHHLDGDGDGKISAYDLRSYFGSIGEHMSHEEVEGVIHDLDSDGDNMLDLQDFTKLMKRGGGDGDEGDLRKAFEMFVWEKEGCGCITPKGLQRMLHRLGDDRSYDECVAMIGAFDIDHNGVLDFDEFYQMMA; encoded by the coding sequence ATGGCTACTGATAGAATTTTCAAGCCTTCCAAGTGGTTCTCCAACAAAACTCTTAAGTTAAGCCTTCATCGCCCaacatcaagatcctccaaCTCATCATCACACTCATCAAATGCTTCTCCACGTTCCCCCATGTCAACATGCACAACCCCAAAGAAGAAAGAGGTAAACGGCCTCACGGAAGCTTTTCATCACTTGGATGGTGATGGAGATGGGAAAATCTCTGCCTATGATCTAAGGTCGTATTTTGGGTCCATTGGGGAGCACATGTCTCATGAGGAGGTTGAAGGGGTGATCCATGACCTCGATTCCGATGGGGATAACATGTTGGACTTGCAGGATTTCACCAAGCTGATGAAGAGGGGTGGTGGTGATGGCGATGAGGGGGATCTAAGAAAGGCTTTTGAGATGTTTGTGTGGGAGAAAGAAGGGTGCGGTTGCATCACCCCAAAGGGGTTGCAGAGGATGTTGCACCGTCTTGGAGATGACAGATCCTATGATGAGTGTGTTGCCATGATCGGTGCCTTTGACATTGATCACAATGGTGTCCTTGATTTCGATGAGTTTTACCAAATGATGGCTTAG